Genomic segment of Streptomyces longhuiensis:
CTGCACGCCTGCGGCGCGCCGCAGGCCGCGGTGCAGCTGGTGACCGGCGGCCCTGAGGTCGGCGCCACGCTGACCACCGACCGCCGGATCGGAGCGGTCTCCTTCACCGGCTCCGCCGCCGTGGGCCACCGGATCGCGAAGGACGCGGCCCCCACCAAGGCGCTCCTCGAACTCGGCTCCAACGCCGCCCTGGTGGTGGCCGCCGACGCCGACCTCGACGCCGCCGCCGACGCGGTGGTGCGCGGCGGCTTCTACGCGTCGGGCCAGGCCTGCATCAGCGTGCAGCGGGTCGTCGTGGTGGACGCCGTGCGCGAGGAGTTCGTGGCCCGCGTGACGGAGCGGGTGGCCGAGGTGACCGTAGGCGACCCGCGCGATCCGCAGACACGTGTCTCGGCCCTCATCGACGAGCGGTCGACCGAGCGGGTGTGCGCGTGGCTGGAGGAGGCGGTGGCCGCGGGCGCGACGCTGCTGGCCGGGGGCAAGGTCACCGACGGGGTGATCGAGCCCGCCGTGCTGCTCGACGTGGACCGCGGCCTCCCCCTGTGGGACGAGGAGGTCTTCGGCCCTGTCGTCGCGATCCGCTCGGTCCCCGATCTCGAGACCGCCTTCGACCTGGTCAACGACTCGCGCTACGGACTGCACGCGAGCGTCTACACCAGCGCCCTCGACACCGCGTTCGCCGCTCTCGACCGCCTGGAGGTGGGCGGAGTGGTCGTCAACGAAGTTCCCGGCTTCCGCTCCGACGTCATGCCGTACGGCGGTGTGAAGGACTCCGGGGCCGGGCGGGAAGGCCCGAGGTTCGCCATCGAAGAGCTCACCGTGACCCGTATGGCAGTGATCCGCCCGACGACGAAGAAGCCGTGAGGACCATGCAGGACAACGACCACACCGATGCGGTGGACACCTACTCCCGTCTGTTCCGGCTCGACGGCCGCAAGGCCGTCGTGGTGGGCGCCGGCAGCGGAATCGGCCGCGAGAGCGCCCTGGCGCTCGCCGCGCACGGCGCCACGGTGGTGTGCGCCGACCGTGATCTGAAGGCCGCCACGGAAACGGCGTCGATGGGCAAGGAGATGTCGGCGTACGCCCTTGACGTGCTGGACGGCGAGGCGGTCGCGCGCGCCGCCGAGGAGCTCGGCGCCGTCGACGTGCTCGTCTTCACCGCCGCGACGAACGTGCGCAAGCACCTGCTCGACTACACGACGGACGAGTTCGACCGGGTCGTGTCGCTCAATCTGCGCGCCTCCTTCGACCTCGTAAGGGCGTTCGGCCGCGGCATGGCCGAACGCGGCCGCGGGAGCATCATCGGCTTCAGCTCGATCCGTTCGGTGGCCGTCGAGCCGGGCCAGGGCGTGTACGCGGCCACGAAGGCCGGCCTCGTCCAACTGCTGCGCACCGCGGCGGCCGAGCTGGGCCCGTCGGGCGTGCGGGTCAACGCCGTCGCTCCGGGCGTCGTGGACACACCGCTGACCGCGCAGATCAGGTCCGTACCGGAGTGGTCGGAGGCCTACGCGTCCAAGAGCGCCCTGGGCCGCTGGTCCCGGCCCGACGAACTGGCCGGCGCCGTCGTCTATCTGGCGTCGGACGCGTCGTCCTTCGTGACGGGGAGCCAGCTCTTCGTGGACGGAGGCTGGACGGCGATCGACGGACGCTACACCCCGCCCAGCTGACAGTTCGACATGCGAAGGGCCCGCCACCGATTGGGGGGGCG
This window contains:
- a CDS encoding aldehyde dehydrogenase family protein; protein product: MTTHVKPTSDEGPLAKEFPEGLPVGDSWVAATAAEDVRFPYDGTLVASAPVGDTDLARRALDAAVAVRHQVGRLPSHTRRAALLATHEAVTARRDDFERLLVRETGKPLVDCRVEVDRTLLTLLTAAEEVARLHGETVPLDLLPSGEGLLGFWTRKPIGVVVGIAGFNYPLLLATHKIAPALAAGCPIIVKPAPQTPLATLWLVHLLREALHACGAPQAAVQLVTGGPEVGATLTTDRRIGAVSFTGSAAVGHRIAKDAAPTKALLELGSNAALVVAADADLDAAADAVVRGGFYASGQACISVQRVVVVDAVREEFVARVTERVAEVTVGDPRDPQTRVSALIDERSTERVCAWLEEAVAAGATLLAGGKVTDGVIEPAVLLDVDRGLPLWDEEVFGPVVAIRSVPDLETAFDLVNDSRYGLHASVYTSALDTAFAALDRLEVGGVVVNEVPGFRSDVMPYGGVKDSGAGREGPRFAIEELTVTRMAVIRPTTKKP
- a CDS encoding SDR family NAD(P)-dependent oxidoreductase, whose translation is MQDNDHTDAVDTYSRLFRLDGRKAVVVGAGSGIGRESALALAAHGATVVCADRDLKAATETASMGKEMSAYALDVLDGEAVARAAEELGAVDVLVFTAATNVRKHLLDYTTDEFDRVVSLNLRASFDLVRAFGRGMAERGRGSIIGFSSIRSVAVEPGQGVYAATKAGLVQLLRTAAAELGPSGVRVNAVAPGVVDTPLTAQIRSVPEWSEAYASKSALGRWSRPDELAGAVVYLASDASSFVTGSQLFVDGGWTAIDGRYTPPS